The region GACGGTCCTCGCGGGCCGGCAGGTCTCGCCTGGGGAGAACATCATCCGTGCGGATGAGGACTACACGCGCGGCGAAGGCGTCCTCACCGCGGGAGAACGCTTGAACGTCCGGGACATCGGCGTGCTTGCGGCTGTCGGGGCGTCCCGGATAGCGGTGAGGAAGCGGCCGGTCATCGGGATCGTCCCGACCGGCGTCGAACTGGTGCCGCCTGACAAGGTCCCGGAAGCCGGCGACGTCCGCGACGTCAACTCCTACCTCTGCGGCGCGTTCGTGCAGGAGCGGGGAGGGGTTCCCAGGTATTACGAGATCGTCAGGGACGACCCCGCGGACCTTGAGGCCGTCCTGACATCGGCGCTCGATGAGTGCGATGCGATCCTGATCACCGGGGGAAGTTCCAAGGACGACCGCGACATCACGGCCGGCGTCATCGGATCGCTCGGAGAGGTGCTTGCGCACGGGATTGCGCTGGCGCCCGGGAAGCCGACGATCATCGGGAAGATCGGCCATGCGCCGGTCATCGGCATTCCCGGCCACCCGGCCTCGACGATGGTCGTCCTCGCGGTGCTCGCGGCCCCCCTCCTGCAATCGCTCTCCGGCTGCGTTAGCCGCCGAGAGGCGAAGCAGAAGGCGGTTCTCACCCGGAACGTCCCCTCGGAGCGGGGGCGGGAAGAGTACGTCAGGGTCAAACTCATCGGGGACGAGGCGGTGCCGCTCTTCGGCAAGTCCGGCCTGTTAAACACCCTTGTGGAGAGCGATGGCCTCGTCAGGGTCCTCCAAGGATGCGAGGGGATCGAGGCCGCAAGCGAGGTGGACGTGACGCTATGGTGAGGGGACGCCTCACGCTAAAACCGTTTGCGGATGTCACAGAGATGGTGCGGGCTACCTTCCCGCGCCCGAACCGGACCGTCCGGGTCCCGGTATCCGGGGCTGTCGGACGGGTGACGGCGGGGCCCATCTACTCGCCCCTGACGGTGCCGGCAACGGATATCGCCGCAAGAGACGGCTTTGCAACCGTGAGCGGCGAGACCGCCGGTGCAGGCAACGAGGGCCCCGTCCCGCTCCGGAACCCCTGCCGGGTGAACACAGGGAACGCAATCCCCCCGGGATACGATGCCGTCGTCATGATCGAGGACGTCGTCGAGGAGGACGGCACGTGGAGCGTCGCCAAGGTCGTGCTGCCCGGGGATCACATCCACCCCGCCGGCACCGAGATCCGGGAGGGCGAGGTGATCCTCCCGGCCGGACACCAGATACGCCCCTGCGATATCGGGGCGCTCCTCTCGTACGGAATTACCGGAGTCGACGTACGGGCGGTAAAAGTCGGTCTCCTCCCGACGGGGAGCGAGCTGGTCCCGGCCGGGGAACGTCCGGGCCCGGGAGAGGTGATCGAGAGCAACACCGCAGTTGCGGCGGCATGGCTCGGTGAGGCGGGCGCCGTCTGCACCCGCTACGGGATCGTCCGCGACGACCCCGAACTGCTCAGGCAGGCGATCGAGAAGGGCGTCGGGGAGAACGACCTGCTTCTGGTCTCCGCCGGGTCTTCGGCCGGCACCCGGGACTTCACCGCAGGCGTCATCGGCGACCTCGGGGAGGTGCTCGTCCACGGGATCGCGATGAAGCCCGGAAAACCGGCGATCATCGGGCGGATCGATAAAAAGCCGGTCATCGGGATACCCGGATACCCGATCGCCGCTATGACGGCCGTGCGGGAGCTCGCCCTTCCCTTGCTTGCAGAATGGGGGTTTTACGCCCCGCCCCATGAGCGCCTCCGCGCCAGGCTCAGCGGGACGGTCCTGGCCGACCCGGGCTTTGATGAGTTCATCCTCCTCTCGGTCTCTCGGGCCGGCGACCGCTACATCGCCACCCCTCTGCCCCCGGGAGCCGGGACGCAGATGATGGCCGTGCACTCAAACGCCTATCTGCACGTCCACGCAGGCACCGGCAACATCTGCGAGGGGACCGAGGTCGAAGTCCTGCTGACCGGGCCGCGTGCGCTGATCCCCGAGTTCGTCGGGAGATGGGAATCTGTCCCGGAGCGCCCGGTGCAGGGGGCCGGAACGGCGTTCCCGCTGAAGAACGGCTCGTGACGGGGCTCTTCGGCCGCTGCTCCCGGCGGTTAACTATTTTCTCATTTTTTTCGCATGCCTTTGGTTTTTCACGCCCCGGAGACGGCTTTCCATGAGGCAATAGCCCTGGAAAATATGACTCAAGGAACACGGGCTTTACCTGACGATTGAAAACGGAGTCTGGAACGTTTCCGCTCCTGGACACGGCTTCTCACTGGGTATCGTGCTTGGGGAGGGGCTGACGGGGAGGGGGCTCGCCCCCTC is a window of Methanoculleus sp. 7T DNA encoding:
- a CDS encoding molybdopterin molybdotransferase MoeA, with translation MTPFLRLISVIEAVNLINRISPPIGTEYVPLTEAYGRVLADDIRADIDIPGFDRSIKDGFAVNSADTLRASESAPVPLTRVGRITMGRNGNCIAIKPGECAYIPTGGVLPKGADAVVMLEYCQDLGETVLAGRQVSPGENIIRADEDYTRGEGVLTAGERLNVRDIGVLAAVGASRIAVRKRPVIGIVPTGVELVPPDKVPEAGDVRDVNSYLCGAFVQERGGVPRYYEIVRDDPADLEAVLTSALDECDAILITGGSSKDDRDITAGVIGSLGEVLAHGIALAPGKPTIIGKIGHAPVIGIPGHPASTMVVLAVLAAPLLQSLSGCVSRREAKQKAVLTRNVPSERGREEYVRVKLIGDEAVPLFGKSGLLNTLVESDGLVRVLQGCEGIEAASEVDVTLW
- a CDS encoding molybdopterin-binding protein, with the protein product MVRGRLTLKPFADVTEMVRATFPRPNRTVRVPVSGAVGRVTAGPIYSPLTVPATDIAARDGFATVSGETAGAGNEGPVPLRNPCRVNTGNAIPPGYDAVVMIEDVVEEDGTWSVAKVVLPGDHIHPAGTEIREGEVILPAGHQIRPCDIGALLSYGITGVDVRAVKVGLLPTGSELVPAGERPGPGEVIESNTAVAAAWLGEAGAVCTRYGIVRDDPELLRQAIEKGVGENDLLLVSAGSSAGTRDFTAGVIGDLGEVLVHGIAMKPGKPAIIGRIDKKPVIGIPGYPIAAMTAVRELALPLLAEWGFYAPPHERLRARLSGTVLADPGFDEFILLSVSRAGDRYIATPLPPGAGTQMMAVHSNAYLHVHAGTGNICEGTEVEVLLTGPRALIPEFVGRWESVPERPVQGAGTAFPLKNGS